A DNA window from Macrobrachium rosenbergii isolate ZJJX-2024 chromosome 41, ASM4041242v1, whole genome shotgun sequence contains the following coding sequences:
- the LOC136826835 gene encoding early endosome antigen 1-like, whose translation MEAGGNNVNLKLGQQFDGHTNLNNSSEVFDVVVDPLTDFKVIELSSEPSSPQQSFNLPSSVTSHHSASEGTLQNLSPKPPTPSPETSSQLMTGEVNKASSLPSSPYHPGRTLRNIFDTNIWSSDVSLSSGSGTSSTGCARDRAGSSGVGGGSSNHHRLVVPEVHRFGYNPPCAGSPHDLASCPVASVSATQKGPQAERLSAGNKSQLDERYDALKALSQASSALALTETLIGPLKIPPVSQEVIDEVVCNMEKKKSSLSFIYNGSAPEKERNASNKNPTGGSIVQAPENNATPDSVLFNSSIGGKNSIGSTIYGAKIPVSSLSSVLEPDIHKISRNGKVQDSNSVPHIQINANNTNKIDVKGSSGDPVLQIGRMASSREGLSTSRVIAVPVGMSDHGPVEVYKEVHPYPASSITTVVERCSYIGQTQVGTRPPSGTKRRKKLKNKKGKEPYLSHSSLASGSSACSSVASDCTVVSKNSSELTPTTRSVTSSSKLSLNDSRSDCGGPVSKPILSAAIMQMRQALESVSNVSDNRSDKSSGGGLEIASNFSDTSSNLSTLSDLSGYEDEYIRIKKLVSDAVIPPEDYKKLLDKTNAKSQVSKPVPSVDYEKIIRDLHAQKEDLEIQLHRLSIQVQNAVREKELYQQQLELMNTKITETNQKQYFEVLKQRANVEGQLEMLKQELENSVYEKSQLQAKVTDSLKEVETSKSIAAAAKEAESTMSARLLKFEDANKDLEKQLKIANDELEKISREFEKTTDDLAAAHDKNINLEQSVMQLQEKDSSMMAEIKGLKSRVTLLQEECQTHIHAEHKAEAVSSKISSELEAAQKSSLWYQEQLHLSQTARSCLQQELVEARSSVAKLTSEKEALDLRVQTLVREAEDGQARAVREKASLVAHLEALQADMAEREALVSQMERDRGNDTKLMEDRRQRLEQDRHRIHKLRLDLSDAERQLESLKDDLKHKCILISKYEKELKDLRTLEAVNQEVLAERDARILNLEQALSENKLLLSNAQHDVKQKVILISSLKEEKSKLEVSLVAANNEKREVDDAIIKVREDMTKLSSNFYRMKHDIAAKDRQLEVFKKEVETLNQLKDSTEKKYELLELKMQDKVEEKKYAQEIESLKKESKELLDEKVRINKELNEALRTLKTLEIEKKGLNEAVRLREEQIQNMQGSLENYREAILKKDEELYVINEQNSSMEKSYAELRRNWDALKEDNIALRQEAEAYTEHEKAQKRELFDLRESVQKERKLKQNLEKKMEKALKSQEEDRLRMENEKSDLEKKSQEISCATKVLKEENLRLLEAIEELKNDHAEVCRELLIEKEEKDKIEIRLKECVSEFDTFKQGSTNSAEMVKVLESRMEVLLRENSEITNRLSSVQNEYPVKISELENLLQVKEKGIVDANKIIVEKDFLVAKLNQEKVQSSAQVKNVLEENDQLKKKILLFEDQNKESKSQLELSESSGKKQGRNKDLLKEINVLQARCQDTETKLKEMTKQKENLQTTMKNTKRESLLMKAKMKEFESLKAKCKELESSKVSSQDLQAFELKCTEIESKLKSEEEKVLSLEASLTDKEHVIDELEQKGKDLASQICSLNEVNKNLQLKVTALEDICQKSKEEITQYQTRLKVVENDKDEWMVKYESLRDIIPERDTSTQPAVQLGFLDSQVLSSSQERLSVSPLDTSTAISGAHTGVGFLGDMSKVTIANGSQFDKTMADLQAQVNLTSKALQSKEQQICELQNQISLLQLGECSSSNPSVKLEDLHAYKGEMIPMQIHQQQVQSLLEKVKELQAVKECIGAAKKEPVSAKDVVSDEVQELLKKVKDLESSLDSKQNELDKSETKISEFQEKHRRYESNVRLLTRKLKEHMKGRKSAEKEIQLQAENHQSLMNEEHQRYSVLRCRCIELEGRCESLEGQVGSLETEVEEVRAALNSSRQEAQEHHQNTLMLQKEIGRLQELTKTADTLRSEVSKCEKKLNEKEIRIKELETELQTLDGQFQENQTSTEALKCKFEQQQSEALQLKNQRIKVEENIVVNQALKDLESSRSELSEKLLQVEEKYRQSTVDVQGLQAEQLKLVADKEILQTQLRESIARNNTLENHIKVVDGELEASKKDVLLSKERLLNLESSHQAKITQLEESINRSRQEVVTLSSQLGQVQKERVSYQNQATELRVALQSTLAQLKNFEAEEEARVAIQTEVGVIPSPSPLDLTALTELMERSVRPVRSEAPLSSLQSCLSSLKAEVATLQSQLQTKGKELDEGSGIEEKSEAAFLPTNAVSSPAPSSSSTEIV comes from the exons ACACAAACATTTGGAGCAGCGACGTAAGCTTATCTAGCGGTAGTGGCACTAGCAGCACTGGTTGTGCGAGGGATAGGGCTGGTAGTAGTGGTGTTGGTGGTGGAAGTAGTAACCATCATCGTCTGGTAGTTCCTGAAGTCCATCGATTTGGCTATAACCCACCATGTGCAGGTTCTCCCCATGACCTGGCTTCCTGCCCTGTAGCCTCAGTTTCAGCTACTCAGAAAGGTCCCCAG GCTGAAAGACTGAGTGCAGGAAATAAAAGCCAGCTTGATGAGAGATACGATGCACTAAAAGCTCTTAGTCAAGCTTCTTCAGCTTTGGCTCTCACAGAGACATTGATAG GACCCTTAAAGATCCCACCTGTCTCACAGGAAGTCATTGACGAGGTTGTGTGTaacatggaaaagaagaaatcttccttgtcatttatttacaatgGTAGTGCTccagaaaaagaaaggaatgctAGTAACAAAAATCCCACTGGAGGAAGCATTGTACAAGCTCCTGAAAATAACGCAACCCCAGACTCAGTACTTTTTAATTCCTCCATTGGTGGGAAAAACAGTATTGGAAGTACAATTTATGGAGCCAAAATTCCAGTGAGCTCACTGTCATCTGTTCTTGAACCTGATATACATAAGATTTCAAGAAATGGTAAGGTACAAGACTCAAATTCTGTGCCACACATTCAGATAAACGCaaacaacacaaataaaatagATGTGAAAGGTAGCAGTGGTGATCCAGTTTTACAAATTGGAAGAATGGCCTCCTCTAGGGAAGGCTTAAGTACTAGCAGAGTGATTGCTGTTCCTGTTGGAATGAGTGATCATGGACCTGTAGAAGTGTACAAGGAAGTTCATCCTTATCCTGCTAGCTCTATTACCACTGTTGTTGAAAGATGCTCATACATAGGCCAGACACAGGTAGGTACACGACCTCCTTCTGGAACAAAGAGAcgcaaaaaacttaaaaataaaaagggcaaGGAACCATATCTCTCACATTCATCTTTGGCAAGTGGGTCATCGGCCTGCTCTTCAGTTGCCAGTGATTGTACTGTGGTCTCTAAGAATAGCTCTGAGCTGACACCCACCACAAGAAGTGTAACATCTTCATCTAAATTGAGTCTTAATGACTCCCGAAGTGATTGTGGAGGTCCTGTAAGTAAGCCTATACTATCAGCTGCAATTATGCAAATGCGTCAAGCTTTGGAGTCTGTTTCTAATGTTTCTGATAACCGTTCTGATAAGTCCAGTGGCGGAGGGTTAGAAATTGCCTCCAACTTTTCAGATACTTCTTCAAACCTTTCAACACTTTCAGATCTCAGTGGGTATGAAGATGAGTACATTAGAATTAAAAAATTAGTGTCTGATGCTGTGATTCCTCCTGAGGATTATAAAAAACTTCTCGATAAAACAAATGCCAAATCCCAAGTGTCAAAGCCAGTGCCTTCAGTAGATTATGAGAAGATTATTCGTGATTTACATGCTCAAAAGGAAGACTTAGAAATTCAATTGCATAGACTCTCCATACAAGTCCAAAATGCTGTTAGAGAGAAAGAGCTCTACCAGCAGCAATTAGAATTAATGAATaccaaaataactgaaacaaatcagaaacaatattttgaagttttgaaaCAAAGAGCCAACGTGGAGGGCCAATTGGAAATGCTGAAGCAGGAACTAGAAAACTCAGTTTATGAAAAGAGTCAGCTCCAGGCAAAAGTTACTGATTCCCTAAAAGAGGTTGAAACTTCAAAAAGTATAGCTGCAGCAGCAAAAGAAGCAGAATCTACTATGAGTGCAAGATTGCTTAAATTTGAAGATGCAAATAAGGACTTggaaaaacagctaaaaataGCTAATGATGAACTTGAAAAAATTAGTAGAGAGTTTGAAAAGACGACAGATGATCTTGCAGCTGCTCATGATAAGAATATAAACTTAGAGCAGAGTGTGATGCAATTACAAGAAAAAGACAGCTCTATGATGGCAGAAATAAAAGGGCTTAAGTCCCGAGTTACTCTTTTACAAGAGGAATGTCAGACCCATATTCATGCTGAACACAAAGCAGAAGCAGTTTCAAGTAAAATCTCTTCTGAACTAGAAGCTGCACAGAAATCAAGTCTCTGGTATCAAGAACAGTTGCACTTGTCTCAGACAGCAAGATCATGCTTGCAACAAGAATTGGTAGAGGCTAGGTCAAGTGTTGCCAAACTAACATCAGAAAAAGAGGCACTTGACCTGAGAGTGCAAACCCTTGTACGTGAAGCCGAAGATGGACAGGCACGGGCTGTTAGGGAGAAAGCTTCCCTGGTTGCACATCTCGAAGCACTGCAAGCTGATATGGCTGAACGTGAAGCTTTAGTGTCGCAGATGGAACGCGATCGGGGAAATGACACAAAGCTGATGGAGGATAGGCGACAAAGGTTAGAGCAAGACCGACACCGGATTCATAAACTGCGTCTTGATCTTTCAGATGCGGAAAGGCAGCTTGAGTCTCTGAAGGATGACCTGAAACACAAATGTATACTTATCTCAAAATATGAGAAGGAGTTGAAGGATTTAAGAACTTTGGAAGCAGTGAATCAAGAAGTACTTGCAGAAAGAGATGCTCGTATATTAAATCTTGAGCAGGCTCTTAGTgaaaacaaattgcttttaaGCAATGCACAGCATGATGTGAAGCAGAAGGTCATTCTGATCAGTAGCTTGAAGGAAGAAAAGTCTAAACTTGAAGTTTCACTTGTAGCAGCTAACAATGAGAAGAGAGAAGTTGATGATGCTATCATCAAAGTTCGAGAAGACATGACGAAGTTATCTTCTAACTTTTACAGAATGAAGCATGACATAGCAGCAAAAGATAGGCAGCTGGAAGTTTtcaaaaaagaagttgaaacttTAAATCAATTGAAAGATAgtacagagaaaaaatatgaattgctGGAATTGAAAATGCAAGATAAAgttgaggaaaagaaatatgCACAAGAGATTGAATCtctgaagaaagaaagtaaagaattactagatgaaaaagtaagaataaataaagaattaaatgaggCCCTGCGCACCctgaaaacattagaaatagaaaagaagGGCTTAAATGAAGCTGTGAGATTAAGAGAAGAGCAGATCCAAAATATGCAAGGAAGCCTTGAGAACTATAGAGAAGCAATTCTTAAAAAGGATGAAGAACTTTATGTCATAAATGAACAGAACTCATCAATGGAAAAGTCATATGCAGAATTAAGACGTAACTGGGATGCTTTAAAGGAGGACAACATAGCTTTAAGGCAAGAAGCTGAAGCTTACACAGAACATGAGAAAGCTCAAAAGAGGGAATtgtttgatttgagagagagtgtgcagaaggagagaaagttgaagcaaaaccttgaaaagaaaatggaaaaggcaCTCAAATCTCAAGAAGAGGATAGGttaagaatggaaaatgaaaagtcaGATTTAGAAAAGAAATCACAGGAAATATCTTGTGCAACTAAGGTactaaaagaggaaaatttaaggTTGCTGGAAGCAATTGAAGAGTTGAAAAATGACCATGCTGAGGTGTGTCGAGAATTACTAattgagaaggaagagaaagacaaaatagaaattagaTTAAAGGAGTGTGTGTCTGAATTTGATACCTTTAAGCAGGGTTCTACAAATAGTGCTGAAATGGTAAAAGTTTTAGAAAGTAGAATGGAAGTTTTGTTGAGGGAAAATAGTGAAATAACAAACAGGTTGTCATCAGTGCAAAATGAATATCCGGTAAAGATTTCTGAATTAGAGAACTTGttgcaagtgaaagaaaaaggcaTAGTTGATGCAAACAAGATAATAGTGGAAAAAGATTTTCTTGTTGCAAAACTTAACCAAGAGAAGGTCCAGTCTTCAGCCCAGgttaaaaatgttttggaagaaaatgacCAGCTCAAGAAGAAAATACTTCTTTTTGAAGATCAGAATAAGGAGAGTAAGAGTCAATTGGAACTCTCAGAGTCTTCAGGTAAAAAGCAAGGGAGAAATAAAGATTtgctaaaagaaattaatgtactTCAGGCAAGATGTCAGGACACAGAAACAAAACTTAAAGAAATGACTAAGCAAAAAGAAAACTTACAGACTACTatgaaaaacaccaaaagggaaAGTTTGTTAATGAAAGCCAAAATGAAGGAATTTGAGTCACTGAAAGCCAAGTGCAAAGAGCTTGAATCATCCAAAGTTAGCAGTCAAGACCTGCAGGCTTTTGAACTTAAATGTACCGAGATAGAATCAAAATTGAAATCTGAAGAAGAGAAAGTCTTATCCTTGGAAGCATCTTTAACTGACAAGGAGCATGTAATTGATGAATTGgaacagaaaggaaaggatttggCTTCACAGAtatgcagtttgaatgaagtaaataaaaacttacaGCTTAAAGTCACTGCCTTGGAAGATATTTGTCAGAAATCTAAAGAAGAAATTACCCAATATCAGACTCGACTCAAGGTTGtagaaaatgataaagatgagTGGATGGTCAAATATGAGAGCTTGCGTGATATCATACCTGAGCGTGATACAAGCACTCAACCAGCTGTACAGCTTGGCTTTTTAGATAGCCAGGTGCTGAGTAGCAGCCAAGAAAGGCTTTCAGTGTCTCCACTAGACACCAGCACTGCAATTAGTGGTGCTCATACAGGTGTGGGGTTCCTAGGTGATATGTCAAAAGTAACAATAGCTAATGGTTCCCAGTTTGATAAAACTATGGCTGACCTTCAAGCTCAGGTTAACTTAACTTCCAAAGCCCTGCAAAGTAAAGAACAGCAGATTTGTGAGCTCCAAAACCAGATTAGTTTGCTTCAGTTGGGTGAATGTAGTAGCTCTAACCCAAGTGTCAAGTTGGAGGACCTACATGCTTATAAGGGAGAAATGATACCCATGCAGATTCACCAACAGCAAGTACAGTCTCTCTTAGAAAAAGTAAAGGAACTACAGGCTGTGAAAGAATGTATTGGTGCAGCAAAGAAAGAACCTGTTAGCGCAAAGGATGTTGTTAGTGATGAAGTTCAGGAGTTACTGAAAAAAGTAAAGGACTTGGAATCATCTCTTGATTCAAAACAGAACGAACTCGACAAATCTGAAACGAAAATTTCCGAGTTTCAAGAGAAACACCGACGGTACGAATCCAATGTTCGACTGTTGACTAGAAAGCTTAAGGAACACATGAAAGGAAGAAAGTCAGCAGAAAAGGAGATTCAACTTCAAGCAGAAAATCACCAGAGCTTAATGAATGAAGAGCATCAGAGGTACTCTGTGCTCAGGTGCAG aTGCATTGAATTAGAAGGGCGTTGTGAATCGTTAGAAGGTCAAGTTGGAAGTCTGGAAACAGAAGTAGAAGAAGTGCGAGCCGCTCTTAATTCTTCACGCCAAGAAGCCCAGGAGCATCACCAAAATACTTTGATGTTACAGAAAGAAATTGGAAGATTACAGG AATTAACGAAGACTGCAGACACCTTAAGATCAGAAGTTAGCAAGTGTGAAAAGAAgttgaatgaaaaggaaattagaataAAGGAACTGGAAACCGAACTTCAGACACTGGATGGGCAGTTCCAGGAAAATCAGACTTCTACTGAAGCTTTGAAGTGCAAGTTTGAACAACAACAGTCAGAGGCTTTGCAACTGAAGAATCAG agaataaaagttgaagaaaatattGTTGTCAACCAAGCTTTGAAAGACTTGGAGAGCAGTAGATCTGAACTGAGTGAAAAATTACTTCAGGTTGAGGAGAAGTATAGACAAAGTACAGTTGATGTCCAGGGATTACAGGCAGAACAATTAAAGCTGGTAGCAGATAAGGAAATTCTTCAAACACAATTAAGGGAGAGCATAGCCAGAAATAATACCTTAGAAAATCACATCAAG GTTGTAGATGGTGAATTAGAAGCTTCAAAGAAAGATGTTCTTCTTTCTAAGGAAAGGCTTCTGAACCTTGAATCAAGTCATCAGGCAAAGATAACCCAGTTGGAGGAGAGCATCAATCGCTCAAGGCAGGAGGTTGTCACGCTTTCAAGTCAGTTGGGTCAAGTTCAGAAGGAGAGAGTCAGTTATCAGAATCAGGCAACTGAGCTACGTGTGGCATTACAATCCACTTTGGCTCAGCTAAAG aATTTTGAAGCTGAGGAAGAAGCAAGAGTGGCTATCCAGACTGAAGTTGGTGTCATACCTTCTCCATCACCCCTTGATCTAACTGCCTTGACTGAGCTTATGGAAAGATCTGTTCGTCCAGTTCGATCAGAAGCACCATTAAGTAGTTTGCAGTCCTGTTTATCAAGCTTAAAAGCTGAAGTTGCGACACTTCAGTCACAGCTTCAAACTAAGGGAAAAGAGTTGGATGAAGG